One stretch of Harmonia axyridis chromosome 1, icHarAxyr1.1, whole genome shotgun sequence DNA includes these proteins:
- the LOC123670800 gene encoding cuticle protein 16.5-like produces MAFKFVTFATLLAVARAGNLGYATAPAVSYSSISAPVAHYAAPAVAQVASYAAPAVSYSSVSAPVAHYASPAIAKVATYSAPIAHTYSYAPSVQTYSAPVAHTYAAAPVAYAAAPAITKYAAPLAYATPVAKTIVAEQEAPANYDFGYSVNDPHTGDSKSQQESRHGDVVQGSYSLIESDGTKRTVEYTADAHNGFNAVVHKEPATVAVKTAVPVVAKYAAPAISYAAPVAKVAYAAAPAISYAAAPALYHH; encoded by the exons ATGGCATTCAAA TTCGTAACTTTCGCCACCCTTTTGGCTGTTGCCCGTGCTGGCAACTTGGGATATGCCACAGCTCCAGCTGTTTCCTACTCTAGCATCTCAGCTCCAGTTGCGCACTACGCTGCACCAGCTGTAGCTCAAGTCGCATCTTACGCAGCTCCAGCTGTATCTTACTCTAGTGTCTCAGCACCAGTTGCCCACTACGCAAGCCCAGCTATTGCCAAAGTAGCCACCTACTCTGCACCAATTGCTCACACCTACTCTTATGCTCCATCTGTCCAAACCTACTCAGCTCCAGTTGCCCATACTTATGCCGCCGCCCCAGTAGCTTACGCTGCCGCCCCAGCTATCACCAAATACGCTGCTCCTCTTGCCTACGCTACCCCAGTTGCCAAAACTATTGTTGCCGAACAAGAAGCACCAGCTAACTACGATTTTGGATACTCCGTCAACGACCCCCACACCGGAGACAGCAAATCCCAACAAGAATCTCGCCACGGTGATGTTGTCCAAGGAAGTTACTCCCTCATCGAATCCGATGGAACCAAACGTACCGTAGAATACACCGCTGATGCCCACAATGGTTTCAACGCTGTTGTCCACAAAGAACCAGCAACCGTAGCTGTCAAAACCGCCGTACCAGTTGTAGCCAAATACGCTGCACCAGCTATCTCCTATGCTGCCCCAGTTGCCAAAGTAGCTTATGCAGCTGCACCAGCTATCTCCTACGCTGCTGCCCCAGCTCTTTACCATCACTAA
- the LOC123670799 gene encoding cuticle protein 8-like → MAFKFVTFAALVAVARAGVPLGYAAAPAVSYSSISAPVGHYAAPAVAQVASYAAPAVSYSSISSPVAHYAAPAVAKVATYSAPVAHTYSYAPSVQTYSSPIAHTYAAAPVAYAAAPAITKYAAPLAYATPVAKTIVAEPEAPANYDFGYSVNDPHTGDSKSQQESRHGDVVQGSYSLIESDGTKRTVEYTADAHNGFNAVVHKEPATVAVKAAVPVVAKYAAPAISYAAPVAKVAYAAAPAISYAAAPALYHH, encoded by the exons ATGGCATTCAAA TTCGTGACTTTCGCCGCCCTTGTGGCTGTTGCCCGTGCTGGTGTCCCCTTGGGATATGCCGCTGCTCCAGCTGTTTCCTACTCCAGCATCTCAGCTCCAGTTGGCCACTACGCCGCACCAGCTGTAGCCCAAGTTGCATCATACGCAGCTCCAGCTGTTTCCTACTCCAGCATCTCATCACCAGTGGCTCACTATGCTGCTCCAGCTGTTGCTAAAGTAGCCACCTACTCTGCTCCAGTCGCCCACACTTACTCTTATGCTCCATCTGTCCAGACCTATTCATCTCCAATTGCCCATACTTATGCCGCCGCCCCAGTAGCTTATGCTGCCGCCCCAGCTATCACCAAATACGCTGCTCCTCTTGCCTACGCCACCCCAGTTGCCAAAACTATTGTTGCCGAACCAGAAGCACCAGCTAACTACGATTTTGGATACTCCGTCAACGACCCCCACACCGGAGACAGCAAATCCCAACAAGAATCTCGCCACGGTGATGTTGTCCAAGGAAGCTACTCCCTCATCGAATCCGATGGAACCAAACGTACCGTAGAATACACCGCTGATGCCCACAATGGTTTCAACGCTGTTGTACACAAAGAACCAGCTACCGTAGCTGTCAAAGCCGCCGTACCAGTTGTTGCCAAATATGCTGCACCAGCTATCTCCTATGCTGCCCCAGTTGCCAAAGTAGCTTATGCTGCTGCACCAGCCATCTCCTACGCTGCTGCCCCAGCACTTTACCATCATTAA